In Deinococcus misasensis DSM 22328, a single genomic region encodes these proteins:
- a CDS encoding DUF4258 domain-containing protein has translation MQDWFTRADALEIDTRDYVLQRAHQTLRDVMWEGRYDICEHAVQHARAQGFLEPDIVQVLHTGRIRAVYPQDRRWLVMGYFQSVNLKLPLHVVVDFHHKDHWIDVVTAYVPKNPHQILSRSRVAVMLRFDSGEVKTKQVRPGAQKGKWKRSS, from the coding sequence ATGCAAGATTGGTTCACACGCGCAGATGCACTTGAGATCGACACCCGGGATTACGTCCTTCAACGTGCCCACCAGACTTTGCGAGATGTGATGTGGGAAGGCCGATACGACATCTGCGAGCATGCCGTTCAGCACGCCAGAGCGCAGGGTTTTCTGGAACCCGACATCGTGCAGGTGTTGCACACCGGACGCATCCGCGCCGTTTACCCGCAGGACCGCCGCTGGCTGGTGATGGGGTACTTCCAATCGGTCAACCTCAAACTTCCCCTCCATGTGGTGGTGGACTTCCACCACAAAGACCACTGGATTGACGTGGTGACGGCTTACGTTCCAAAAAACCCACACCAGATCCTCAGCCGCTCAAGGGTGGCCGTGATGCTGCGTTTCGACTCGGGCGAGGTGAAAACCAAACAGGTCCGGCCCGGAGCACAGAAAGGGAAGTGGAAACGGTCTTCTTGA